In Falco cherrug isolate bFalChe1 chromosome 2, bFalChe1.pri, whole genome shotgun sequence, the following are encoded in one genomic region:
- the RRP8 gene encoding ribosomal RNA-processing protein 8 isoform X3, whose product MSGPGGPGPGGGGKLDINRAGVAELEGALSGIGRRRARGIVRKREELKGFNSLDDLLHVKGITTRILELNSQRMTCRRRPSSEEAARVSPGLQGESKAPVPQVVAEEEDVSGPWEPERSGKGSPGSGPEADGSSGRGAQEPVSSNVCGEQEEEEEEEEEEEGSCYSEEGEDGSNIYFYYTIGERWIDYLQRTEDGGLRHVRPKMKRKSENGLDGRALSPGKKLCKGSEYSRTLGPCMPSPTTTFGDLRNAKAGQARRRRIPSVAPPPELQDWLRTFQRWSGPEKLLALDELIDRCEPSQIKYMMQVIEPQFQRDFISLLPKELALYVLSFLEPRDLLRAAQTCRYWRVLAEDNLLWREKCREEGIEEPLNLRKRRLLSPGFMYSPWKFAFMRQHKIDMNWRSGELKAPKVLKGHDDHVITCLQFCGNRIVSGSDDNTLKVWSAVTGECVQTLVGHTGGVWSSQMRDSIVISGSTDRTLKVWNADTGECVHTLYGHTSTVRCMHLHGNRVVSGSRDATLRLWDIETGQCLHVLMGHVAAVRCVQYDGHKVVSGAYDYTVKVWDPESESCTHTLQGHTNRVYSLQFDGTHIVSGSLDTSIRVWDVESGNCLHTLMGHQSLTSGMELRDNILVSGNADSTVKIWDIKTGQCLQTLQGPSKHQSAVTCLQFSSKFVVTSSDDGTVKLWDLKTGEFVRNLVALESGGSGGVVWRIRASNTKLVCAVGSRNGTEETKLLVLDFDVDLK is encoded by the exons ATGtcggggccgggcgggccgggccccggcggcggggggaagCTGGACATCAACCGTGCCGGCGTGGCCGAGCTAGAGGGAGCGCTCAGCGGCAtcggccgccgccgcgcccgcggCATCGTGAGGAAGAGAGAG GAGCTGAAGGGTTTCAACTCACTTGATGATCTTCTCCATGTCAAAGGCATCACCACCCGCATCTTGGAGCTGAACAGTCAGCGGATGACTTGCAGGAGGAGGCCAAGCAGTGAAGAAGCTGCGAGGGTGAGCCCTGGTCTGCAGGGGGAGAGTAAAGCTCCTGTGCCTCAG GTGGtggctgaggaggaggatgttTCGGGCCCCTGGGAGCCAGAACGCTCTGGGAAAGGGAGCCCAGGGTCAGGACCAGAGGCTGATGGCTCCAGTGGGCGAGGGGCGCAGGAGCCTGTCAGCTCCAATGTCTgcggggagcaggaggaggaggaggaggaggaagaagaggaagaggggaGCTGCTACAGTGAGGAAGGGGAGGATGGCAGCAACATCTACTTCTATTACACCATTGGAGAGCGCTGGATAGACTACCTGCAGCGGACAGAGGATGGTGGCCTCCGTCACGTGCGGCCCAAG ATGAAGCGGAAGTCAGAGAACGGCCTGGATGGCAGAGCCCTTTCCCCTGGTAAAAAGCTGTGCAAGGGCTCTGAGTACAGCAG GACGCTGGGTCCCTGCATGCCCAGTCCTACCACCACCTTCGGGGACCTGCGCAATGCCAAGGCAGGCCAGGCACGGCGGCGCCGCATCCCCTCGGTTGCCCCCCCTCCCGAGCTGCAGGACTGGCTCCGCACCTTCCAG CGGTGGAGCGGCCCAGAGAAGCTGCTTGCTCTGGATGAGCTCATCGATCGCTGTGAGCCCTCCCAAATCAAGTACATGATGCAGGTCATTGAaccccagttccagagagactTCATTTCCCTGCTGCCCAAGGAG ctggcaCTCTATGTCCTCTCATTCCTGGAGCCTCGGGACCTGCTCCGTGCTGCCCAGACCTGTCGCTACTGGAGGGTCTTGGCTGAAGATAACCTGCTTTGGAGAGAGAAATGCCGTGAAGAAG GAATTGAGGAGCCCTTGAACCTGCGGAAGCGGCGCCTGCTGAGCCCTGGATTCATGTACAGCCCCTGGAAATTTGCCTTCATGAGGCAGCACAAAATCGACATGAATTGGCGCAGCGGGGAGCTTAAAGCCCCCAAG GTGCTGAAGGGACATGATGACCATGTCATTACCTGCCTGCAGTTCTGTGGCAACCGGATAGTCAGTGGCTCAGATGACAATACGCTCAAAGTGTGGTCAGCTGTCACTGGGGAG TGTGTGCAGACACTGGTTGGCCACACAGGCGGTGTGTGGTCTTCTCAGATGAGGGACAGCATTGTCATCAGTGGCTCCACGGACCGGACACTGAAGGTGTGGAATGCAGACACAGGTGAATGTGTGCACACACTGTATGGGCACACATCCACCGTGCGCTGCATGCACTTGCACGGGAACAG GGTTGTGAGTGGCTCACGGGACGCCACTCTGCGCCTCTGGGACATCGAGACTGGGCAATGTCTGCATGTGTTGATGGGGCACGTGGCTGCTGTACGCTGTGTGCAGTATGATGGGCACAAGGTGGTGAGCGGTGCGTACGACTACACAGTGAAAGTGTGGGACCCCGAGAGCGAAAGCTGCACTCACACACTGCAGGGACACACGAACCGCGTCTACTCCTTGCAG TTTGATGGGACGCACATCGTGAGTGGCTCTCTGGACACATCGATTCGAGTGTGGGACGTAGAGAGTGGAAACTGCCTGCACACCCTCATGGGGCACCAGTCGCTCACGAGTGGCATGGAGTTACGTGACAATATCCTTGTATCTGGCAACGCTGACTCAACAGTCAAGATCTGGGACATCAAGACGGGCCAGTGCCTGCAAACACTGCAGG GCCCCAGCAAGCACCAGAGTGCCGTGACCTGTCTGCAGTTCAGCTCCAAGTTTGTGGTAACCAGCTCCGATGATGGTACCGTCAAGCTCTGGGACCTCAAGACGGGCGAGTTTGTGCGCAACCTGGTTGCACTGGAGAGTGGGGGCAGTGGGGGCGTAGTGTGGCGCATCCGCGCCTCCAACACCAAGCTCGTGTGTGCGGTGGGCAGCCGCAATGGCACGGAGGAGAccaagctgctggtgctggacTTTGATGTGGACCTGAAATGA